In Pseudomonas fluorescens, the following are encoded in one genomic region:
- the phaC gene encoding class II poly(R)-hydroxyalkanoic acid synthase produces MREKPARDSLPTPAAFINAQSAITGLRGRDLLSTLRSVAAHGLRNPVHSARHALKLGGQLGRVLLGETLHPTNPQDARFTDPAWSLNPFYRRSLQAYLSWQKQVKSWIDESDMSPDDRARAHFAFALLNDAVSPSNTLLNPLAVKELFNSGGNSLVRGISHLVDDLLHNDGLPRQVTKQAFEVGKTVATTTGAVVFRNELLELIQYKPMSEKQYSKPLLVVPPQINKYYIFDLSPHNSFVQFALKNGLQTFMISWRNPDVRHREWGLSTYVEAVEEAMNVCRAITGAREVNLMGACAGGLTIAALQGHLQAKRQLRRVSSATYLVSLLDSQMDSPATLFADEQTLEAAKRRSYQKGVLDGRDMAKVFAWMRPNDLIWSYFVNNYLLGKEPPAFDILYWNNDNTRLPAALHGDLLDFFKHNPLTHPGGLEVCGTPIDLQKVTVDSFSVAGINDHITPWDAVYRSTLLLGGERRFVLSNSGHVQSILNPPSNPKANYVENGKLSSDPRAWYYDAKRVDGSWWTQWLSWIQERSGAQKETHMALGNQNYPPMEAAPGTYVRVR; encoded by the coding sequence ATGCGCGAGAAACCAGCGAGGGATTCCCTACCGACTCCCGCCGCGTTCATCAATGCACAGAGTGCGATTACCGGCCTGCGCGGTCGGGATCTATTGTCGACCCTGCGCAGTGTGGCCGCCCATGGCTTGCGCAATCCGGTACACAGCGCCCGACATGCCCTCAAACTCGGCGGTCAGCTTGGCCGTGTGCTGCTGGGCGAAACCCTGCACCCGACCAATCCGCAAGACGCTCGCTTCACCGATCCGGCGTGGAGTCTCAACCCGTTTTATCGCCGTAGCCTGCAGGCCTATCTGAGCTGGCAGAAACAGGTCAAGAGCTGGATCGACGAGAGCGACATGAGCCCGGACGACCGCGCCCGCGCCCACTTCGCGTTCGCCTTGCTCAACGACGCCGTATCGCCCTCCAACACCCTGCTCAATCCACTGGCGGTCAAGGAGCTCTTCAATTCCGGCGGTAACAGCCTGGTGCGTGGCATCAGCCATTTGGTGGACGATCTGCTGCACAACGATGGCCTGCCCCGGCAAGTCACCAAGCAAGCGTTCGAGGTTGGCAAGACGGTCGCCACCACCACCGGTGCCGTGGTGTTTCGCAACGAGCTGCTGGAGTTGATCCAGTACAAGCCGATGAGCGAAAAGCAGTATTCCAAGCCCCTGTTGGTGGTGCCGCCGCAAATCAACAAGTACTACATTTTCGACCTGAGCCCCCACAACAGCTTCGTCCAGTTCGCCCTGAAAAACGGCCTGCAAACCTTCATGATCAGTTGGCGCAACCCGGATGTGCGTCACCGCGAATGGGGGCTCTCGACCTACGTGGAAGCCGTGGAAGAAGCCATGAATGTCTGCCGGGCGATCACCGGCGCACGCGAGGTCAACCTGATGGGCGCCTGCGCCGGCGGGCTGACCATTGCCGCGTTGCAGGGTCACTTGCAGGCCAAGCGGCAGCTGCGCAGGGTGTCCAGCGCGACTTATCTGGTGAGCCTGCTCGACAGTCAGATGGACAGCCCCGCGACGCTGTTCGCCGACGAACAGACTCTTGAAGCTGCCAAACGCCGTTCCTATCAGAAAGGTGTTCTGGACGGCCGCGACATGGCCAAGGTCTTCGCCTGGATGCGCCCCAACGATTTGATCTGGAGCTACTTCGTCAACAACTACCTGTTGGGCAAGGAGCCACCGGCGTTCGACATTCTCTACTGGAACAACGACAACACGCGCCTGCCGGCCGCCCTGCATGGCGACCTGCTGGACTTCTTCAAGCACAACCCGCTGACCCACCCGGGCGGGCTGGAAGTGTGTGGCACTCCGATCGATTTGCAGAAGGTCACCGTCGACAGCTTCAGCGTCGCCGGCATCAACGATCACATCACGCCGTGGGACGCGGTGTATCGCTCGACGCTGTTGCTCGGTGGCGAGCGCCGCTTCGTGCTGTCCAACAGCGGTCATGTGCAAAGCATCCTCAACCCGCCGAGCAACCCGAAAGCCAACTACGTCGAGAACGGCAAACTGAGCAGCGACCCCCGAGCCTGGTACTACGACGCCAAGCGTGTCGATGGCAGCTGGTGGACCCAGTGGCTGAGCTGGATTCAGGAACGTTCCGGCGCGCAGAAGGAAACCCACATGGCGCTCGGCAACCAGAACTATCCACCGATGGAGGCAGCACCCGGTACTTACGTGCGCGTGCGCTGA
- the ubiE gene encoding bifunctional demethylmenaquinone methyltransferase/2-methoxy-6-polyprenyl-1,4-benzoquinol methylase UbiE: MTDQRKGSDAEPTTHFGFKNVPESQKAEKVAEVFHSVAAKYDLMNDLLSGGMHRLWKRFAIELSGVRTGNRVLDIAGGTGDLTRKFSHLVGPTGQVVLADINESMLKVGRDRLLDLGVAGNVEFVQADAEKLPFPDNHFDCVTIAFGLRNVTHKEDALRSMLRVLKPGGRLLVLEFSKPTNALMSKAYDAYSFAFMPLMGKLITNDSESYRYLAESIRMHPNQETLKSMMVEAGFDRVTYHNMTAGIVALHRGIKP; encoded by the coding sequence ATGACTGATCAGCGCAAAGGCAGCGATGCCGAACCCACCACTCACTTCGGCTTCAAAAACGTTCCGGAAAGCCAGAAAGCGGAAAAAGTCGCTGAGGTTTTCCACTCGGTAGCCGCGAAGTACGACCTGATGAACGACCTCCTGTCGGGCGGCATGCACCGTCTGTGGAAGCGCTTTGCGATCGAGCTGTCGGGCGTGCGCACCGGCAACCGCGTGCTGGACATCGCTGGCGGTACCGGCGATTTGACCCGCAAGTTCTCGCATCTGGTAGGCCCGACCGGCCAGGTGGTGCTCGCCGACATCAACGAATCCATGCTCAAGGTCGGTCGTGACCGCCTGCTGGACCTCGGTGTGGCCGGCAACGTCGAATTCGTCCAGGCCGACGCGGAAAAGCTGCCGTTCCCGGACAACCATTTCGACTGCGTGACCATCGCCTTCGGCCTGCGCAACGTGACCCACAAGGAAGACGCCCTGCGCTCGATGCTGCGCGTGCTCAAGCCTGGCGGCCGTTTGCTGGTGCTGGAATTCTCCAAGCCGACCAACGCGCTGATGTCCAAGGCCTACGACGCCTACTCGTTCGCCTTCATGCCGCTGATGGGCAAGCTGATCACCAACGATTCGGAAAGCTATCGCTACCTGGCCGAATCGATCCGCATGCACCCGAACCAGGAAACCCTGAAGTCGATGATGGTCGAGGCCGGTTTCGACCGCGTGACCTATCACAACATGACCGCAGGCATCGTTGCCCTGCACCGCGGCATCAAACCCTGA
- a CDS encoding TetR/AcrR family transcriptional regulator, producing the protein MKTRDRILECALQLFNQKGEPNVSTMEVANEMGISPGNLYYHFHGKEPLILGLFERFQGELAPLLDPPADAELAPEEYWLFLHLIVERLSHYRFLFQDLSNLAGRLPKLAKGIRNLLNALKRTLASLLARLQAQGLLVSDTQALGQLVEQITMTLLFSLDYQRILDRQGEVRLVVYQIMMLVAPHLLPSMKAATEQMAMEYLKDHE; encoded by the coding sequence ATGAAAACCCGCGACCGGATCCTCGAATGTGCCCTGCAATTGTTCAATCAAAAGGGCGAACCGAATGTCTCCACCATGGAAGTTGCCAATGAAATGGGCATCAGCCCGGGCAACCTCTACTACCACTTCCACGGCAAGGAGCCGCTGATTCTCGGGCTGTTCGAACGCTTTCAGGGCGAACTGGCGCCCTTGCTCGATCCACCGGCCGATGCTGAACTGGCACCCGAAGAATACTGGCTGTTCCTGCACCTGATCGTCGAACGCCTGTCCCATTACCGGTTCCTGTTCCAGGACCTGTCGAACCTCGCCGGGCGCCTGCCGAAATTGGCCAAGGGCATTCGCAACCTGCTCAATGCACTCAAGCGCACACTGGCATCGCTCCTGGCACGATTGCAGGCGCAAGGGCTGCTGGTCAGCGATACCCAGGCACTGGGGCAACTGGTGGAACAGATCACCATGACCCTGCTGTTCTCGCTGGATTACCAGCGGATTCTTGATCGTCAGGGCGAGGTGCGATTGGTGGTCTACCAGATCATGATGCTGGTGGCGCCGCATCTGCTGCCGTCGATGAAGGCTGCGACCGAACAGATGGCGATGGAGTATCTGAAAGACCACGAATAA
- a CDS encoding phasin family protein has protein sequence MAKVILKKKIDPSTGTLSDVKSYARKIWLAGLGAYTKVGQEGSEYFQELIKAGQVVEKKGKKVVAEKLEAANAEIDEAKSEVSTFKGRVEVQLDKVEKAFDTRVASALNRIGIPSKHDVEALSAKLDELTALLERVARKS, from the coding sequence ATGGCCAAAGTTATTTTGAAGAAAAAAATCGACCCGTCGACCGGCACGCTGAGCGACGTCAAATCCTATGCCCGCAAGATCTGGCTGGCAGGCCTGGGTGCCTACACCAAGGTCGGCCAAGAGGGTAGCGAGTACTTTCAAGAGCTGATCAAAGCGGGTCAGGTTGTTGAAAAAAAAGGCAAAAAGGTAGTTGCTGAGAAACTTGAAGCGGCCAATGCCGAGATCGATGAAGCCAAGAGTGAAGTCAGTACTTTCAAAGGCCGCGTCGAAGTTCAACTCGACAAGGTCGAGAAGGCGTTTGACACGCGTGTCGCAAGTGCCTTGAATCGTATCGGTATTCCGTCTAAACATGACGTTGAGGCACTCTCTGCTAAGCTCGATGAGCTGACGGCATTGCTCGAACGTGTCGCGCGTAAATCTTAA
- a CDS encoding polyhydroxyalkanoic acid system family protein, producing the protein MARISVERAHGLGKEAAREKADKLAQKLSDQYGLEPQWSGDTLNLKRSGVKGAVHISEDSIKVDVELGLMMSAMSGMIKAEIEKALDKVLV; encoded by the coding sequence ATGGCCCGTATTAGTGTTGAACGTGCCCATGGCCTGGGTAAGGAAGCGGCTCGCGAAAAGGCCGACAAGCTGGCGCAGAAACTTTCCGACCAGTATGGCCTGGAGCCGCAGTGGTCCGGCGATACCCTGAACCTCAAGCGCTCGGGTGTGAAGGGCGCAGTGCATATCAGTGAAGACTCGATCAAGGTCGACGTGGAGCTGGGCCTGATGATGTCGGCCATGAGCGGCATGATCAAAGCGGAAATCGAAAAGGCGCTGGATAAGGTCCTGGTCTGA
- a CDS encoding SCP2 domain-containing protein: MLLAGLLASVELGLNRVLRLDSTALPRLAHLSGRVIAVDCRSPALQLFILPSDEGLMLASQWETGADCTLRAPASSLLKLAMSKDKTSVLHSPEVELDGDSGVLLELAAILQDLELDWEYELARVLGPVATQLVGGHLRSRARWYQQGFASLGQNLGEYLAEESRTLVGQREAEARFSELDQIKLDLERLEARFERLSRSLDPSDNA, from the coding sequence ATGCTGCTCGCCGGCCTGCTCGCCAGCGTTGAACTCGGCCTGAACCGGGTGCTGCGCCTCGACAGCACGGCGCTGCCGCGGCTGGCGCATTTGAGCGGCAGAGTGATTGCCGTCGACTGCCGCAGCCCGGCGCTGCAACTGTTCATCCTGCCCAGCGACGAAGGCCTGATGCTCGCCTCCCAGTGGGAAACCGGCGCCGACTGCACCTTGCGTGCACCGGCCTCGAGCCTGCTGAAACTGGCCATGAGCAAGGACAAGACCTCGGTCCTGCATAGCCCTGAGGTCGAACTCGACGGCGACAGCGGCGTGCTGCTGGAACTGGCGGCGATCCTCCAGGACCTCGAGCTGGATTGGGAGTACGAACTCGCACGCGTGCTGGGCCCGGTGGCCACGCAACTGGTCGGCGGTCACCTGCGCAGCCGCGCCCGCTGGTATCAGCAGGGCTTTGCCAGCCTGGGCCAGAACCTGGGCGAATACCTGGCCGAAGAATCGCGCACCCTCGTCGGTCAGCGCGAGGCCGAAGCCCGATTCAGTGAACTGGACCAGATCAAGCTCGATCTGGAACGTCTCGAGGCGCGTTTCGAGCGCCTTTCCCGATCCCTCGACCCAAGCGATAACGCATGA
- a CDS encoding phasin family protein, with translation MAVKKNTEKEGSSWIGKVEDYSRKIWLAGLGVYSKIDTDGSKLFDALVKDGEKAEKLTKSAVGKTVDAAKDSASSAKSRISGVKDRALGKWDELEGAFDKRLNSAISRLGVPSRNEVKALHSKVDTLTKQIEKLTGAKVAPVAAKTAAAKPAAKPAAKTAAKPLAKAAAKPAAKPAAKTAAAKPAAAKAAAKPVAKPAAKPAAKTAAAKPAAAKKPAVKKPAAPKAAAPKPAVAAAKPATPAAPVSASNSATAPTPAVTPTVAPAPSTPTSQS, from the coding sequence ATGGCTGTTAAAAAGAACACCGAAAAAGAAGGCAGCTCGTGGATCGGGAAGGTTGAAGATTACTCCCGAAAAATCTGGCTGGCTGGTTTAGGCGTGTACTCGAAGATCGACACTGACGGCAGCAAACTCTTCGATGCATTGGTTAAGGACGGCGAGAAAGCCGAGAAGCTCACCAAGAGCGCTGTTGGCAAGACTGTCGACGCCGCCAAGGACTCCGCTTCTTCGGCCAAGTCGCGTATCAGCGGCGTGAAAGATCGCGCACTGGGCAAGTGGGATGAGCTGGAAGGTGCTTTCGACAAGCGTCTGAACAGCGCCATTTCGCGTCTGGGCGTACCGAGCCGCAACGAAGTCAAGGCACTGCACAGCAAGGTCGATACCCTGACCAAGCAAATCGAAAAACTGACCGGTGCCAAGGTTGCGCCTGTTGCGGCGAAAACCGCGGCAGCCAAGCCTGCTGCCAAGCCGGCCGCCAAAACCGCAGCCAAGCCACTGGCAAAAGCAGCGGCTAAACCTGCTGCCAAGCCTGCGGCTAAAACTGCAGCCGCCAAACCGGCCGCCGCAAAAGCCGCCGCCAAACCAGTGGCTAAACCGGCCGCCAAGCCTGCAGCGAAAACTGCAGCGGCCAAACCCGCTGCGGCGAAAAAACCAGCGGTGAAAAAGCCGGCCGCTCCAAAAGCCGCCGCGCCAAAACCAGCAGTGGCAGCTGCCAAACCGGCAACGCCGGCAGCTCCGGTCAGCGCATCGAACTCCGCTACCGCACCGACCCCTGCTGTCACCCCGACTGTCGCGCCGGCTCCATCGACGCCAACCAGTCAGTCCTGA